The nucleotide sequence TATAAAAAATGCTAATTCAAACTGTACAGTAGTATTTGTAGGCTTATATAATCCTTCAGAAGATAAATTGACATCAAGTGAAACTAATTTACTGGAATTTTGGAATCATATGACAGATAATTTTGTATCCAAATACGATGTTATATTTATTCCGACATATGATTTATTCAAGGGAAATACTAATAGATATCTTTCCTCAGATAAATTTCATCCTAATTCTCGTGGATATGATATTATATCAAATAGAATATTTGATGTATTAAAAAATCATAATATTAAATAATAAATAAAAAATTTAAAGGAATTATTCTAAAGTGGAGATTTTAGAATAATTCCTTTAAATTTTTTGGAAAATCATGTAAATCAAAAATATTATTTTTGATTAAAAAATGACAAAAAATTGAAATTAATAGGTATATAATATTGGTATAAATAATAAACACAGAGGTGAGAAATTTTATTGATTGTATATATTGATGTTCTAATTCTGGAAAATGTAATAGTAAATTTTTTTTTGCTGTATTTGACTGCGAGAACTCTTAAAATAGAGATTAAATTTGTATATATATTTATTTCGGCTGTATTTGGAGGAATGTATACAATTGTACTTGTTTATCCTGCTCTATTTAGGTTCTCATCTATTTTATTTAAACTTCTTGCAGCGTTAATAATGGTATTTATAGCATTTAGATGTAAAGAGCTCAAATTGAATTTTAAAATTCTATGTATATTTATTTTATATTCTATGGTACTTGCAGGTATGTGTATGTTTATAGAATATAATAATTCTATTTATGAAAATTATTTTGCTATATATGATTTTTCATATAAAAAGCTTATGATATCAATTATGTTGATTTATATGTGTATAGATAGAATATTAATTTATGTGAAAGATAAGAAAAGTATTAATAAGTTTGTATTTAAAGTTGATATTGTACTAGATAATAGTGTGAAAACAATAAATGCTTTTTTAGATACAGGAAACGAATTGAGAGAACCAGCTACAAATTTACCTGTAATAGTTGTCGAAGAATCAATTTTTAAAGATATTGATTTAAATGTATATGACAAGTTTTATATACCGTACAAGGTAATTAATGGACAAAGTGGAGTTATGAAAGGAATAAAACCTAAATGTGTTGTTATACATGAGAATGATAAAAGTGAAAAAAAAGATGCTATAATTGCATTTTGCAATAAAAAATTAAGTGAATTTAATGAATATAATGCTTTGCTTTCAAGAAGCATGACATTCTAGAAAATACAAAAATGAAAAGGAGATGTAAACTGTGATGTTAAAATTAAAAATAGTTGCAAACAGAATACTTGCAAAATTAAAAATTTTTGTTAAAGATATTTACTATATAGGGGGAAATGATGTTTTGCCGCCTCCACTTAGTAAAAAAGAAGAAGACGATTTAGTAAGCAAACTTGTATCAGGTGATGAAAGTGTACGTTCTACACTTATAGAAAGAAATTTAAGATTAGTTGTTTACATAGCCAGGAAATTCGAAAATACTGGTGTAAATGTTGAAGATTTAGTTTCAGTTGGTACCATAGGTCTCATAAAAGCAGTAAATACATTTGATCCGGAAAAGAAAATTAAACTCGCTACATATGCTTCAAGATGCATAGAAAATGAAATACTTATGTATCTAAGAAGAAATAGTAAAGTTAAAGCGGAAATATCATTTTATGAACCATTGAATGTGGATTGGGATGGAAATGAACTATTACTTTCGGACATTCTAGGTACAGATAATGATGTAGTTTATAATTTGATTGAAGATGAAGTTGACAAGCAACTGCTTACCATAGCTATGAAAAAATTAAATGACAGAGAAAAAGAAATAGTAAACTTAAGATTTGGTTTAAACGGCAAAATTGAAAAAACTCAAAAGGAAGTAGCTGATATGCTTGGTATATCTCAATCATATATTTCTAGGCTTGAAAAAAGAATAATAAAAAGACTAAAGAAAGAAATAAATAAAATGTTATAGGATTGTCTTTAGTATAAAAAATTGCTCCTTAGGAAACAATTTAAATGCTATCTATTCTAAAGGGGCGATACTTTATGACAATTAATAAAGTTGAAATTTGCGGAGTAAACACAGCAAAACTACCAGTTTTAAAAGAAAAAGAGATGAAAAAACTTTTAATCCAAATGAAAGATGGAGATGAAAGCGCTAGGGATGTTTTTATTAAAGGAAATCTAAGGTTGGTACTTAGTGTAATTCAGAGATTTAATAACAGAGGTGAAAATATTGATGACTTATTTCAAGTTGGATGTATAGGTCTTATAAAGTCAATAGACAATTTTGATTTAAGCCAAAATGTTAAGTTTTCGACCTATGCTGTACCAATGATAATTGGAGAGATAAAAAGGTATTTAAGGGATAACAATTCAATAAGAGTAAGCAGATCTTTGAGGGATATTGCTTATAGAGCCTTACAGGTTAGAGATCGACTGGTCGGAAAAAACAATAAGGAACCAACTATATCACAGATAGCCAAAGAACTTGATATTCCAAGAGAGGAAGTGGTTTTTGCATTAGATGCTATTCAGGATCCAGTATCATTATTTGAACCTATATATCATGATGGCGGAGATGCAATATATGTAATGGATCAAATAAGTGATAATAAGAATGGTGATGATAGCTGGCTTGAGAATATATCAATCAAGGAGGCTATGAAAAAATTGAATGATAGGGAAAAACTTATATTAAATTTAAGATTTTTTGACGGAAGGACTCAAATGGAAGTTGCAGACGAAATAGGGATATCCCAAGCTCAGGTTTCCAGATTGGAGAAAACAGCATTAAGACATATGAGGAAGTATGTGTAATTATATTATTTTATAGTATGTATTATTTTTAACCTGAAGTAAATATAAAAATGTTTATTTCAGGTTTTCATATTTATCTGCCTAAATTTATTTCATCAAAGAATATAAATATACATATAATGTAGGGATGAAAGTAATTAAATTTTTATAATTTTAAGGAGGCGGATAATATGGAAGAGAACGAGAGTTTATATTCTATAGCAAATCTGAAGGCTATGGAGGTTATAGATATAAATACGGGGACTAAAATCGGATTTATAAAGGATTTTAAAGTAGATTGTGAATCAAATAAGGTAGTATCTATAATAATACCATCCAGCAAGATATCGTGGTTTGGGAAAAATGATGATATAGAAATTCCATGGGAAAATATATCTAAAATAGGTGTTGATGTTATATTGGTCAATGGAGAAGAATTTATATTGAATAATAAATAAATATGGTTAATTTATTGTGACTTTAAAATTATAAATACTACAAATTTTTTGCAAACAGTGTATAATATATAGAGAGATATTTAGAGTTAAAAGAAGGACGTGAATGGATGTGAAGTGCCCTTATTGTGGTTATAGTGAAAGCAAGGTAGTTGATTCTAGATCTACTGAAGACAATATGGCAATTAGAAGAAGGAGAGAGTGTCTAAAATGTAATAAGAGATACACTACTTATGAAAAGATTGAAAATATACCAATACTGGTAATAAAGAAAAATATGAATAGAGAGTATTTTGACAGAAATAAAATAATAAATGGATTAATAAAAGCATGTCAGAAAAGACCTGTTTCCAGAAAAGAAATTGAAAATGTAGCTTATAAAATAGAAAAACGAATAAGTAATAATATGACAACCGAAATTAGTTCAAAAGATATAGGTGAAATGATAATGGAAAGCTTGAAAGATCTTGATGAAATTTCGTATGTTAGATTTGCTTCTGTGTATAGACAGTTTAAAGATGTAAATACTTTTATGGAAGAAATAAAGAATTTAATTGCACACAAATAAATGGAATACTTTTATGTATGCCATTTATTTTTTATATCCAATCTGGGTATGACGGTTAAAATATATTGATAATGGTGATATGTTGTTTGAAAAATGTTAAAATATCATTAAATCATATAATAAAGGAGAATTGTTATGAAGGATTTTATGGTGGATGGATATAAATTCATAAAGGTACCTTTTGAGGGGGCCGAAATGGTATTTTCTACGGCATATAATAATTTGGACTTTGACAGAAAAAAAGAAGTTGGTATGGAGAATATACAGAATATAAAAAAATGGTTTGATGTGAATGAAGTTGGATTTTTAAGTCAAATTCATAGTGATAAAATCATAAATTATGATGGAAAAAAGCACGAAGCGGATGCACTTATAACCGATAAAAAAAATATAGCAATTGGAGTTTTTACTGCAGATTGTGTCCCGGTCTTATTATATGATACTGAAAAACATGTTTCAGCTGCAGTTCATAGTGGATGGAGAGGAACTTTCAGTTGTATAGTGTATAAAACTATTGAAAAGATGAAAAATGAATATAACTGCACCTGTAATAACATTGCAGCAGTTATTGGACCTCATATTCATCAGTGCTGCTATGAAGTAAGTGATGAACTTATAGAAAAATTCGTTAATAATCCAATGTATAAAGGCGTTGATATACATGATGGCAGGTACCTTAGTATGCAAAATTGTATTATACATCAACTTAAATTAGAAGATGTTAAAGATATAAGAAACTTAGATATATGCACTTTCTGTTCAAAGGAATATGAGACACATTCTTATAGAAAAAATCAGGATGGAAGGATGTTTTCTTTTATATTTCTTAAATAAATGTTTACAGGGAGGAAGTATTATGTCATCAGAAAAAATACTGATAGTAGATGATGAGGAACATATATGCGAGCTTTTAAAATTTAATTTACAAAATAGTGGATATAAAACCCTTGTATCAAATAACGGGGTAGATGCACTAAAAATAGTTAAACAGCAAATGCCAGATCTTGTATTATTAGATTTAATGCTTCCTGGTATGGATGGATATGATGTATGCAAAGAGATAAGAAAGAGTCTGGATATATCAATAATAATGATAACAGCAAAAGGAGAGGAATTTGATAAAGTACTTGGTCTTGAACTTGGAGCTGATGATTATATTACAAAACCCTTTTCAATAAGAGAATTGTTAGCTAGGGTTAAAGCTGTGCTAAGAAGGGCATCATCTGAAAAAATAGATAAATCATTTGTTTTTGGTAATATAGTTGTTAATTTTGAAAAACATGATATAACTAGAAAAGGGTTAAAATTGGATTTAACTCTAAAGGAATTTGAGTTACTGGAGATTTTAATAAAAAATCGAGGAAAGGTTATGACTAGGGATTTTTTACTTGATAAAATATGGGGATATGAATATGTTGGAGAAACTAGAACCGTAGATGTTCATATAAGACATTTACGCCAAAAAGTAGAAGAGGATGATAAAAATCCTAGATATATAGAGACCATTAGAGGAGTTGGATATAGATTTAATCAAGAAAATTGATTTGGGTGAATAAAATGAAAAAAAAATTAATGATTTCAATGGTCACAACACTAGTTTTTACATTAATTATAGTAACAATATTGTTTGTTGTAATTGAAAACTATGAATATATTCAAAATATAAAACAAAATCTTAAGGTAAATAATCAGATTATAATAAATGTAATTAAGAATAACAATGATGAGTATAATAGTACATTATTTACTAAAAGTTTTAACAATGATGATATACGTGAGACTCTTATAGATAAAAATGGTAAGGTTATAAGTGATACTGTGGCAAAGGCTTCAAGTATGGAAAATCATAATGAAAGATATGAAGTTATTGAAGCAAGGAAATATGGCACTGGTTATAGTATAAGAAACAGTAAAACAATTGGAACAAAGACTCTTTATTTTGCAACGGCGTTTGACAATGGATACGTTTTAAGAAGCGCTATGACAACTCAAATTATAAAGGGATTAGAAAGCAATTATTTAAAATATTATATAATGATAGTGCTGCTTTCTGTTGTGGTATCTATTATATTTGCTTTAAAATTATCAAGTGGCATAGTAAGACCACTTAAGGATTTAGAGGTTACAACTGATAGAATTGCAACTGGAAGACTTGATGAGAGGGTTAATATAGTAACTGATGATGAAATAGGCCAGCTTGGTATCACCTTTAATAATATGGCGGAAAAATTGCAAAAAACTATTGAAGATGCATTTGATAAACAAAATAAATTGGAAGCTATATTAAAAAGTATGGATAGTGGTGTTATAGCTGTAGATAAAAACCTTAATATTATAATGATAAATCCATATGCTAAAGAAATTTTTGGAATAGATAATGATATAATAGGCAAAAAATTATTGTACAATATAAGGGATTTCGAATTTGAAAGCATATTAAAGGAAGGTTCTGATGAATATAAAGAGATTAAGATACTTTCACCTAAGGAAAGAGAATTGAGAATAAAAACTGCTGATATAATAAATACGAGTAGAGAGAAAATAGGGGTTGTAGCAGTAGTTCAAGATGTCACAGATATAAAAAAATTGGAGAATATGAGGTCACAGTTTGTGGCAAATGTTTCACATGAACTCAAGACCCCGTTAACATCAATCAAAGGTTTCGCTGAGACATTGAGATATGTTGATGATAAATTAAATAAGGAGAAATTTTTAGATATAATAGACGATGAAGTAAATAGGCTCACAAGGCTGATAGATGATATACTTACGCTGTCACACATAGAGAATGATCGTGAAGAAAAAAATGAAAAGATAGATGTGAATGATATTATAACAGATGTTTTTAATCTTGTCAGAAATTTGGCAAGCAAGAAAAATATAAAACTTGAATTTATTAGAGATAAGAGGCAAATACTGTATGGCGATAAAGATAGATTCAAACAAATGATCATAAACTTAGTTGATAATGCTATAAAATATTCAAATAATGGTGCCGAAGTCAGCGTTACCACAAAAACTGTGAATGGCAATTGTGTAATAGAAGTAAAAGATACCGGGGTTGGTATACCAGAAGAACATATAGGAAGCTTGTTTGAAAGGTTTTATAGAGTTGATAAAGCAAGATCGAGGAAGCAGGGGGGAACAGGGCTTGGACTTGCTATAGTAAAACATATAATTATTTCGTTCAACGGAAATATAAAAGTAGAAAGCAAACCCGGAAAAGGAAGCAAATTTATTATATCAATCCCCTTAAAGTAAAATAAAAAGGACAAAATATATATAAAAAAGATGTAAATAGGTACTTACTTTTTTAGCAAGTATCTATTTTTATTTTATAAAAAATATTAATCAGAGTGCAGTATTGTTAAATTTAATTAACATAGGTATAATAATGCGTTAACCTTGAGAGTTTATTATAATACTTGTGATCAGAAAGTATTTTAGGAGGGGTTATTATAATGAAGAAAAATAGTTTTAGGTTTATCGTAGGAACATTATTTATCATGATGATTTCTGGAGTATTTGTCGGTTGTGGACAAAACAGTAATCAATCAGTTTCGGAAAGTAATAAGAAAGAAGTTTTGGGTTCAATAACAGCAGCAGGTTCGACTGCTTTACAGCCATTAGTTGAACAGGCAAGTAAAAAGTTCAGTGAAAAAAATCCGGATGCTTCTATAAACATTCAAGGAGGAGGAAGTGGAACAGGTTTAAAACTTGTTGAAGAAGGAAGCGTAAATATAGGAAATTCCGATATTTTTGCAGATAAAGCACTTGATAAAACAAAATCAAAGGAGCTTGTTGACCATAAAGTATGTGCTATAGGATTTGCGGTTGTTGTAAATAAAGATGTAAAAATCGATAGTCTTACAAAGGAACAGATTCAAAAAATATTTACAGGTCAAATTACAAACTGGAAGGATGTTGGAGGAGAAGATCTTCCGATAA is from Clostridium fermenticellae and encodes:
- the spoIIGA gene encoding sigma-E processing peptidase SpoIIGA, with the translated sequence MIVYIDVLILENVIVNFFLLYLTARTLKIEIKFVYIFISAVFGGMYTIVLVYPALFRFSSILFKLLAALIMVFIAFRCKELKLNFKILCIFILYSMVLAGMCMFIEYNNSIYENYFAIYDFSYKKLMISIMLIYMCIDRILIYVKDKKSINKFVFKVDIVLDNSVKTINAFLDTGNELREPATNLPVIVVEESIFKDIDLNVYDKFYIPYKVINGQSGVMKGIKPKCVVIHENDKSEKKDAIIAFCNKKLSEFNEYNALLSRSMTF
- the sigE gene encoding RNA polymerase sporulation sigma factor SigE — protein: MLKLKIVANRILAKLKIFVKDIYYIGGNDVLPPPLSKKEEDDLVSKLVSGDESVRSTLIERNLRLVVYIARKFENTGVNVEDLVSVGTIGLIKAVNTFDPEKKIKLATYASRCIENEILMYLRRNSKVKAEISFYEPLNVDWDGNELLLSDILGTDNDVVYNLIEDEVDKQLLTIAMKKLNDREKEIVNLRFGLNGKIEKTQKEVADMLGISQSYISRLEKRIIKRLKKEINKML
- the sigG gene encoding RNA polymerase sporulation sigma factor SigG; the protein is MTINKVEICGVNTAKLPVLKEKEMKKLLIQMKDGDESARDVFIKGNLRLVLSVIQRFNNRGENIDDLFQVGCIGLIKSIDNFDLSQNVKFSTYAVPMIIGEIKRYLRDNNSIRVSRSLRDIAYRALQVRDRLVGKNNKEPTISQIAKELDIPREEVVFALDAIQDPVSLFEPIYHDGGDAIYVMDQISDNKNGDDSWLENISIKEAMKKLNDREKLILNLRFFDGRTQMEVADEIGISQAQVSRLEKTALRHMRKYV
- a CDS encoding YlmC/YmxH family sporulation protein — its product is MEENESLYSIANLKAMEVIDINTGTKIGFIKDFKVDCESNKVVSIIIPSSKISWFGKNDDIEIPWENISKIGVDVILVNGEEFILNNK
- the nrdR gene encoding transcriptional regulator NrdR, with translation MKCPYCGYSESKVVDSRSTEDNMAIRRRRECLKCNKRYTTYEKIENIPILVIKKNMNREYFDRNKIINGLIKACQKRPVSRKEIENVAYKIEKRISNNMTTEISSKDIGEMIMESLKDLDEISYVRFASVYRQFKDVNTFMEEIKNLIAHK
- the pgeF gene encoding peptidoglycan editing factor PgeF gives rise to the protein MKDFMVDGYKFIKVPFEGAEMVFSTAYNNLDFDRKKEVGMENIQNIKKWFDVNEVGFLSQIHSDKIINYDGKKHEADALITDKKNIAIGVFTADCVPVLLYDTEKHVSAAVHSGWRGTFSCIVYKTIEKMKNEYNCTCNNIAAVIGPHIHQCCYEVSDELIEKFVNNPMYKGVDIHDGRYLSMQNCIIHQLKLEDVKDIRNLDICTFCSKEYETHSYRKNQDGRMFSFIFLK
- a CDS encoding response regulator transcription factor; the protein is MSSEKILIVDDEEHICELLKFNLQNSGYKTLVSNNGVDALKIVKQQMPDLVLLDLMLPGMDGYDVCKEIRKSLDISIIMITAKGEEFDKVLGLELGADDYITKPFSIRELLARVKAVLRRASSEKIDKSFVFGNIVVNFEKHDITRKGLKLDLTLKEFELLEILIKNRGKVMTRDFLLDKIWGYEYVGETRTVDVHIRHLRQKVEEDDKNPRYIETIRGVGYRFNQEN
- a CDS encoding sensor histidine kinase, with translation MKKKLMISMVTTLVFTLIIVTILFVVIENYEYIQNIKQNLKVNNQIIINVIKNNNDEYNSTLFTKSFNNDDIRETLIDKNGKVISDTVAKASSMENHNERYEVIEARKYGTGYSIRNSKTIGTKTLYFATAFDNGYVLRSAMTTQIIKGLESNYLKYYIMIVLLSVVVSIIFALKLSSGIVRPLKDLEVTTDRIATGRLDERVNIVTDDEIGQLGITFNNMAEKLQKTIEDAFDKQNKLEAILKSMDSGVIAVDKNLNIIMINPYAKEIFGIDNDIIGKKLLYNIRDFEFESILKEGSDEYKEIKILSPKERELRIKTADIINTSREKIGVVAVVQDVTDIKKLENMRSQFVANVSHELKTPLTSIKGFAETLRYVDDKLNKEKFLDIIDDEVNRLTRLIDDILTLSHIENDREEKNEKIDVNDIITDVFNLVRNLASKKNIKLEFIRDKRQILYGDKDRFKQMIINLVDNAIKYSNNGAEVSVTTKTVNGNCVIEVKDTGVGIPEEHIGSLFERFYRVDKARSRKQGGTGLGLAIVKHIIISFNGNIKVESKPGKGSKFIISIPLK
- a CDS encoding phosphate ABC transporter substrate-binding protein encodes the protein MKKNSFRFIVGTLFIMMISGVFVGCGQNSNQSVSESNKKEVLGSITAAGSTALQPLVEQASKKFSEKNPDASINIQGGGSGTGLKLVEEGSVNIGNSDIFADKALDKTKSKELVDHKVCAIGFAVVVNKDVKIDSLTKEQIQKIFTGQITNWKDVGGEDLPINVINRAKSSGTRATFKDTVMDGKDEKEDLGTVQDSNGNVEKSIQSTKGSISYLALSYLSDEVKKNVKPLEIDGVEANKDNIVSGKYKFWSYEHMYTKGEAKDLSKAFIDYMMSDENTPLVEKLGYIPSSDLKK